In the Aneurinibacillus soli genome, one interval contains:
- a CDS encoding SMI1/KNR4 family protein → MQKGHLVKLALDALKKRLADNDNVIEIYSGEGYVSPAVFTFNLPISPQELNEFIDTFGIELPIDYKNFLLMHNGAELFKHPEYGGEFHLYDLAAIEDCFVDEDWPKHWLPVAYHYGEEIIIDLTRVAHGMDNYLIWRGCCAPLEESVDMGMSFEQRLDRSLICQGVNFWQWSI, encoded by the coding sequence ATGCAAAAAGGACACCTCGTAAAGCTGGCGCTGGATGCACTGAAGAAGCGACTAGCTGATAATGACAACGTTATCGAAATCTATTCAGGTGAAGGGTATGTGAGTCCAGCAGTCTTTACATTTAACCTTCCTATTTCCCCGCAAGAACTGAACGAATTTATCGATACATTCGGTATTGAGCTTCCCATTGACTATAAAAACTTTCTACTCATGCATAACGGGGCCGAATTGTTCAAACATCCTGAATATGGTGGAGAGTTTCATCTCTATGATTTGGCGGCAATAGAGGATTGTTTCGTTGACGAGGATTGGCCAAAGCATTGGCTGCCTGTCGCTTACCATTATGGGGAAGAGATTATTATCGACCTTACCAGAGTAGCACATGGAATGGACAATTATCTCATCTGGCGAGGTTGCTGCGCCCCACTGGAGGAATCTGTAGATATGGGAATGAGTTTTGAGCAGCGGCTTGACCGCTCTCTTATTTGTCAGGGGGTAAATTTCTGGCAGTGGTCTATTTGA